The genome window CGTGGCAATATTGACAATAGGAATCCGCATGAAAGCGTTATATTACGAAACATTTGGCGGGCCGGTTTCACTGCAAAATCTGCCCGATCCAGCGCCATCGCCGAGCGGCGTGGTTATTTCGGTGAAAGCCAGCGGACTGTGCCGCAGCGATTGGCACGGCTGGATGGGGCACGATCCGGACATCCGGTTGCCGCATGTGCCGGGACACGAATTGGCCGGCGAAATCGTCGCAACCGGAAAAAATGTGACGCGCTGGCGCATCGGCGATCGCGTAACCGTTCCCTTTGTGGGTGGATGCGGCAGTTGCCCGCAGTGCGTTTCCGGCAATCACCAGATTTGCGATCACCAGTTTCAGCCGGGATTCACCCATTGGGGGTCGTTTGCGGAATTTGTGGCGATCGATTATGCCGATGTCAACCTCGTTCGCTTGCCGGATGAGATGAATGTCGTGACTGCCGCCAGTCTCGGCTGCCGTTTTGTGACATCGTTTCGCGCAGTCGTTGCGCAGGGTCGGGTTTCCGGCGGAGAGTGGGTGGCAGTGCACGGTTGCGGCGGCGTCGGGCTTTCGGCGATCATGATTGCCAACGCACTCGGCGCGAATGTCATCGCAGTCGATATTTCCGATGAAAAATTGGAATTCGCGAAAAACATCGGCGCGATTGCCACAGTGAACGCAGCAACTTCGCCGGATGTGGTCGGGCAAATTCGGGAAATCAGCGATGGCGGGACGCATGTGTCCATCGATGCGCTGGGCAGCGCGACAACCTGTTTCAATTCTATCGCCAATTTGCGAAAGCGCGGCAAACATGTGCAGGTTGGATTGATGACCGGCGATCACCGTCATCCAAAAATCCCGATGGACACAGTGATTGCCAACGAGTTGGAAATTGTGGGCAGCCACGGGTTGCAGGCGCACAAATACCCGACGTTGCTGGCGATGATCGCCGCCGGAAAATTGCAGCCGGAACGGTTGATCGGCAAAACCATCTCGCTCACCGAAGCAGCAATTGCACTCACCCAAATGGATTCGTTCAGCGGCACCGGCATCACGGTGATTGACCGGTTTTGAGGATGATTTTATTTTCGGGCAGGAGATTCCCGCCTTCGCGGGAGTGACAAAATGAATAAAAACCTTTTCTGCAACATTTGATAAGTCGTTAAAATCCAGCTTGGTCACCACAAAAAACAGTCAAAAAAGATCATGAATCTTTACGAAAAATACATTTTACCGAAAGTTGTTCATCACACTTGCGGCATCGGTCCGGTGATGAAACAGCGCAAAAAAATTGTACCGCTTGCCGAAGGTAATGTGCTGGAAATCGGTTTCGGCTCCGGCAGGAATCTGGCGTTTTACGATCCCGCCAAAATCAAACGGTTGTGGGCGCTGGAGCCATCCCGCGAAATGTGGTCGCTTGCTGAAAATGCGGTTCGGGAATTTCCGGCAAAATTGGACTATCTCGAAAACGGTGCGGAAGATGTGCCGTTGGGGAATCGTAGCGTCGATACCATCGTTGTCACCTTCTCGTTGTGCACCATTCCTGCGGTTGACACAGCGTTGGCAGAAGCCCGCCGTGTGCTGAAATCCGGCGGCAAACTGCTGTTTTGCGAGCACGGCATCGCTCCGGATGCGAGCGTCCGACGTTGGCAAAACAGGTTGAATCCGGTTTGGAAAATTTTCAGCGGGGGATGCAACCTCAATCGCCAGGTGCCACAAATTATTGAAAATGCAGGATTTACCATAGCTAAAATGGATACAATGTATTTACCCGGTTGGAAACCCGCAACATTCAATTATTGGGGAATTGCTGTAAATCCGTAATGTTTATTTATTTGTTAAGCCAAAGCGTGGGGTTTTGCGGCTGGTTGTTTCCGTAAATCTCAAAGTGTAGTTTGGCGCCTTCCAGCGAGCCGGTGTCGCCCACAGTACCGAGAATTGTTCCGGCATCCACCACCTGAAATTTGTTGACCAGCACCTCATCCAAATGTGCGTAAACCGTGTAATACCCGTTGTTGTGATCAACAATGATCGTATTGCCAAAACCGCTGATGTAGGTAATTGTGCTCACAACGCCGGAAAAAACGCAGCGCACTTCTGCACCTTTTTTCGCCTGAATATCGATGCCGTTGTTCACCAAAACGGTTTTCAACCGGGGATTTTTATAATTGCCAAACGGGTGCACGATTTTCCCTTCAACCGGCCAATTCAATTTTTTGCGCTGACCGGCAAAATTACCTTTTACGCGGCTCCAGTCAATTTCCGGGCGAATTTCCGTTGGCGCGCTGCTGCCGTCGCGTTCGCGCTGCAATGATGCAATCAAATTTTGCAACCGCGAGGCGCTTTCTTTTTTGGTGACAATCGCCTGCTCATATAATTTTGTGTTCCGGGAAATTTTATCCACCAACGCCTGCCGGGAAACCCGCTTTTTTTCCAACGCTTTTTGCTCTGCCGCTTTTTCGTTGGCCATTTGTTTTTGGGATTCCAACGCGGTTACCCGTGCGGATTGCAGGGTTTCCAGCTCCGCCTGTTTCGTTTTCAACCGTTCGAACATGCGTTGTCCGTTATCCGAAACCGACTGAAAATAGCGATAGCGCACCACCGCCTGATTAAAATTTTCCGATCCGAGCAACCAGTCCCATTCGCGATCACGCTGGTATTTGTAGGCGAAAACCACCTGCTCGCGGAGCAACCCTTGCAGCCGTCGGATTTGTCCGTTCAGCGAATCAATTTGGGTGTTTAGCACGACCAGTTCCCGTTCACTCTGGCGAATTTCATTGCGCAGCAGGCGTAAGGCTTTGGTCGTCAAACTCACTTGCTGATCAAAATTTTTGAGATTTTCCATCTCATTTTGCAGCTTGCTGGATGCCGATTTCAGCTTGCTTTCCAGATCGGAAATTTCTGACCGCAGCTGTTGCAACTCTGATCGAGCGGAAGTTGCATCCTGTGCGGATAAAATGCCGGACAACATCAGGCAACACAAAATCGGGAAAATCTTCGACAAAACGACGGTTTTCATATTCAGTTTTTTTATTGCTAACACATTGTTTTTTGGAAGGTAAGATA of Calditrichia bacterium contains these proteins:
- a CDS encoding zinc-dependent alcohol dehydrogenase family protein; its protein translation is MKALYYETFGGPVSLQNLPDPAPSPSGVVISVKASGLCRSDWHGWMGHDPDIRLPHVPGHELAGEIVATGKNVTRWRIGDRVTVPFVGGCGSCPQCVSGNHQICDHQFQPGFTHWGSFAEFVAIDYADVNLVRLPDEMNVVTAASLGCRFVTSFRAVVAQGRVSGGEWVAVHGCGGVGLSAIMIANALGANVIAVDISDEKLEFAKNIGAIATVNAATSPDVVGQIREISDGGTHVSIDALGSATTCFNSIANLRKRGKHVQVGLMTGDHRHPKIPMDTVIANELEIVGSHGLQAHKYPTLLAMIAAGKLQPERLIGKTISLTEAAIALTQMDSFSGTGITVIDRF
- a CDS encoding peptidoglycan DD-metalloendopeptidase family protein translates to MKTVVLSKIFPILCCLMLSGILSAQDATSARSELQQLRSEISDLESKLKSASSKLQNEMENLKNFDQQVSLTTKALRLLRNEIRQSERELVVLNTQIDSLNGQIRRLQGLLREQVVFAYKYQRDREWDWLLGSENFNQAVVRYRYFQSVSDNGQRMFERLKTKQAELETLQSARVTALESQKQMANEKAAEQKALEKKRVSRQALVDKISRNTKLYEQAIVTKKESASRLQNLIASLQRERDGSSAPTEIRPEIDWSRVKGNFAGQRKKLNWPVEGKIVHPFGNYKNPRLKTVLVNNGIDIQAKKGAEVRCVFSGVVSTITYISGFGNTIIVDHNNGYYTVYAHLDEVLVNKFQVVDAGTILGTVGDTGSLEGAKLHFEIYGNNQPQNPTLWLNK
- a CDS encoding class I SAM-dependent methyltransferase, translating into MNLYEKYILPKVVHHTCGIGPVMKQRKKIVPLAEGNVLEIGFGSGRNLAFYDPAKIKRLWALEPSREMWSLAENAVREFPAKLDYLENGAEDVPLGNRSVDTIVVTFSLCTIPAVDTALAEARRVLKSGGKLLFCEHGIAPDASVRRWQNRLNPVWKIFSGGCNLNRQVPQIIENAGFTIAKMDTMYLPGWKPATFNYWGIAVNP